One Yoonia sp. BS5-3 genomic window carries:
- a CDS encoding SRPBCC family protein, with protein sequence MPKVYRSTVLESPIEAVWDILRDFNGHDHWHPEVTSSQIERGHDASKVGCVRKFKLNDGSELREQLLTLSDMETAFSYCLLDTPIPLLNYVAHVRLTPVTDTDATFWEWHSSFDTPKGREGELAELVGENIYMAGFAAIRAQLQQESV encoded by the coding sequence GTGCCCAAGGTTTATCGCAGTACAGTTCTGGAGTCCCCGATTGAGGCGGTCTGGGATATCTTGCGCGATTTCAACGGGCACGACCATTGGCACCCTGAAGTGACCAGCAGCCAGATTGAACGCGGCCATGATGCCAGCAAGGTCGGCTGTGTCCGTAAGTTCAAGCTGAACGATGGTTCAGAGCTGCGCGAGCAGCTGTTGACCCTCAGCGATATGGAAACCGCCTTTTCCTATTGTCTGCTGGATACGCCCATTCCGCTGCTGAACTACGTCGCCCACGTGCGCCTGACCCCGGTGACGGATACGGATGCCACGTTTTGGGAATGGCACAGCAGTTTCGATACGCCCAAGGGCCGCGAGGGCGAGCTGGCCGAACTGGTGGGCGAGAATATTTACATGGCCGGTTTCGCCGCGATCCGCGCCCAGCTGCAACAGGAGAGCGTATGA
- a CDS encoding FAD binding domain-containing protein, translating into MMQVTTIENLSAAPPQDGKVLAGGTLLMREVNYRPHQVPHILRITDPGFARIERRGSQIAIGAGATMTDIIRSSDLAALAPAARAIGGPAIRNMATVGGNLFAPHPYGDFATALLALGAQVQWADGRTEDIEAFLSNRASARGIVAAVLIDPPRADALRFAKVSRTKPKGVSVLSIAVHIDGMGRQVNAARIAFGAMGPTPLRAKAAEAALAGKTLDAQGVAAACAACANDLAPADDALASAWYRREVAPIHLRRLLLGER; encoded by the coding sequence ATGATGCAGGTGACGACAATCGAAAACCTCTCTGCCGCGCCGCCGCAGGATGGGAAGGTTTTGGCAGGGGGCACGCTGCTGATGCGCGAGGTGAATTATCGGCCGCATCAGGTGCCCCATATCCTGCGCATCACTGACCCTGGGTTTGCGCGGATCGAGAGGCGCGGTAGCCAGATTGCGATTGGGGCTGGTGCGACGATGACCGATATTATCCGCTCCTCTGATCTGGCGGCCCTGGCCCCCGCCGCCCGCGCGATAGGTGGCCCGGCGATCCGAAATATGGCGACGGTGGGCGGGAACCTTTTTGCCCCGCACCCCTACGGGGATTTCGCGACAGCTCTGTTGGCGCTGGGTGCGCAGGTGCAATGGGCCGATGGCAGGACAGAGGATATCGAGGCGTTTCTGTCAAACCGGGCCTCGGCCCGCGGGATTGTCGCCGCCGTACTGATCGATCCGCCCCGCGCGGACGCCTTGCGTTTTGCGAAGGTCAGCCGGACCAAGCCCAAGGGCGTCTCCGTCCTGTCTATCGCAGTTCATATCGACGGGATGGGCCGGCAGGTCAACGCGGCCCGCATCGCCTTTGGTGCGATGGGGCCAACCCCGCTGCGCGCCAAGGCGGCAGAGGCCGCTTTGGCGGGTAAAACGCTGGATGCCCAAGGCGTGGCCGCCGCCTGCGCTGCCTGCGCTAATGATCTGGCCCCTGCGGATGATGCGCTTGCCAGTGCCTGGTACCGCCGCGAGGTCGCGCCGATCCACCTTCGCCGTCTTTTGTTGGGGGAACGCTGA
- a CDS encoding (2Fe-2S)-binding protein — MPKTPITFTLNGAEAGIFVEPGQNLLEALRREAGDLSPKFGCGQGTCGSCTVLINGEPHLSCLTLAVAAQGSDISTTGGLGGEELHPLQKAFAEGFAAQCGFCTSGMLMVAKALLESNPRPTRDEVIEAISGNLCRCTGYEPIVDAILDAAARMQGRVSA; from the coding sequence ATGCCCAAGACACCGATCACATTCACTTTGAACGGGGCAGAGGCTGGCATCTTTGTTGAGCCCGGCCAAAACCTGCTAGAGGCGCTGCGCCGCGAGGCGGGCGATCTGTCCCCCAAATTTGGTTGCGGGCAAGGCACCTGTGGGTCCTGCACCGTGTTGATCAATGGCGAGCCGCACTTGTCCTGCCTGACATTGGCGGTAGCGGCGCAGGGTAGCGATATCTCCACCACCGGCGGCCTTGGCGGCGAAGAGCTGCACCCGCTGCAAAAGGCCTTCGCCGAAGGGTTCGCCGCGCAATGTGGGTTCTGTACCTCAGGCATGTTGATGGTGGCCAAAGCCCTCTTGGAGAGCAATCCGCGCCCCACCCGCGATGAAGTGATCGAAGCGATCAGCGGCAACCTGTGCCGCTGCACCGGCTATGAGCCCATCGTTGATGCGATCCTCGACGCAGCGGCCCGCATGCAAGGAAGGGTCAGCGCATGA
- a CDS encoding molybdopterin cofactor-binding domain-containing protein produces MSIEFRKDLFADERDDNLNEIGKPKLRQDIEGHVRGRTAYYDDHLFDGLLHMRCVRSPHHHAKVRSVDTSAAERMPGVVRVIRPSDVPNNLNTLLSLIGFGRDDEQLLSDQVVRYAGEPILAIIATSEAIARAACAEVRVDWDVQPHVLDVEEAIALGAPSVNPAYPNNTFEYGPYDHVKLRFGDVQAAFAQADHIVAAEYEMSPIEQAPIETCGAIAAPETADRFVCHTGTQALFFSLGTSAKLLNLASSRLHFIGGTVGGGFGGKVDSIVEPMAVLGAMLTGKPVKFQWDREEEMQVGAPRGAERWRIKDGVLADGTIVARELTGFFDAGAYTRLSSYAGTKCTGHLPGPYSIPNVASNTYCVYTNRTPATAMRGFGITGVDFAIECHMDRVAEAAGVDPISLRIKNAYRDGDMKAHRREAKNCALVESCQVAAGKAGWGLSAEDMAASSLTGTDAARQAIPETALDGEGKIGERRAGRTASTSPAPGTSRLPAGSRGEGHMAVPVQRPDMQIAPERVGHHDPAAHAQANAAPQAQPAMPTPPAAAPTPPAQAASAPPAAPPAATPPQAPTPAPATPPAAQPKPYEPDQPFSRGVKRPGASRFLSGSRRR; encoded by the coding sequence ATGAGCATCGAATTCCGCAAAGACCTGTTCGCCGATGAACGCGATGACAATCTGAACGAGATCGGCAAGCCCAAGCTGCGGCAGGATATCGAAGGTCATGTGCGCGGCCGTACTGCCTATTACGATGATCATCTGTTTGATGGGTTGCTGCATATGCGCTGCGTCCGCTCGCCCCATCATCATGCGAAGGTGCGTTCGGTCGATACGTCAGCGGCAGAGCGGATGCCGGGCGTTGTGCGTGTCATTCGACCATCGGACGTGCCCAATAACCTCAACACGCTGCTGTCGCTGATCGGCTTTGGCCGTGATGATGAGCAGCTTTTGTCAGATCAGGTGGTCCGTTACGCTGGCGAGCCGATATTGGCCATTATCGCAACAAGCGAGGCGATTGCCCGCGCGGCTTGTGCCGAAGTGCGGGTCGATTGGGATGTGCAGCCCCATGTGCTGGATGTGGAAGAGGCAATTGCGCTGGGGGCCCCTTCGGTCAATCCAGCCTACCCCAACAACACTTTTGAATACGGCCCTTACGACCATGTAAAACTGCGCTTTGGCGATGTGCAGGCGGCCTTTGCCCAGGCCGACCACATCGTCGCGGCCGAATATGAAATGTCCCCGATTGAGCAGGCCCCCATTGAAACCTGCGGTGCCATCGCAGCCCCGGAAACCGCAGATCGTTTTGTCTGCCATACAGGTACGCAGGCGTTGTTCTTTTCACTGGGTACTTCGGCCAAGCTTTTGAACCTCGCCTCCTCTCGCTTGCACTTCATTGGCGGCACGGTGGGCGGTGGCTTTGGTGGCAAGGTCGACAGTATCGTTGAACCGATGGCGGTTTTGGGTGCCATGCTGACGGGCAAACCGGTCAAGTTCCAATGGGACCGGGAAGAGGAAATGCAGGTTGGCGCGCCGCGCGGGGCCGAACGGTGGCGCATTAAAGATGGCGTCTTGGCCGATGGCACCATCGTCGCCCGTGAATTGACCGGCTTCTTTGATGCGGGGGCTTACACGCGGCTGAGTTCTTATGCGGGCACAAAATGCACGGGCCACCTGCCCGGCCCCTATTCCATCCCGAACGTCGCATCGAACACCTATTGCGTCTACACCAACCGCACGCCCGCCACCGCGATGCGCGGCTTTGGCATTACCGGCGTCGATTTCGCAATTGAATGCCATATGGACCGCGTGGCCGAGGCGGCTGGGGTCGATCCCATAAGCCTGCGGATCAAGAACGCCTATCGCGATGGCGATATGAAGGCGCATCGGCGCGAGGCGAAAAATTGCGCCTTGGTCGAAAGCTGTCAGGTCGCTGCGGGCAAAGCGGGTTGGGGCCTGTCGGCCGAGGATATGGCCGCCTCCTCGCTAACCGGCACGGATGCTGCGCGGCAGGCGATCCCGGAAACGGCATTGGACGGCGAAGGCAAGATCGGCGAACGCCGTGCCGGGCGCACGGCCAGCACATCCCCTGCGCCGGGCACCAGCAGATTGCCCGCAGGCAGCCGGGGCGAGGGCCATATGGCTGTTCCGGTGCAGCGCCCGGATATGCAGATCGCGCCAGAACGTGTCGGGCATCATGATCCCGCGGCCCATGCGCAGGCAAATGCCGCCCCGCAAGCGCAACCCGCCATGCCCACGCCACCGGCGGCGGCCCCGACTCCACCAGCACAGGCTGCCTCTGCCCCACCCGCTGCGCCACCTGCTGCGACGCCGCCGCAAGCCCCAACGCCTGCTCCGGCAACGCCGCCTGCGGCGCAGCCGAAACCTTATGAGCCCGATCAGCCGTTTTCACGCGGGGTCAAACGGCCCGGGGCATCCCGTTTTCTGTCAGGATCAAGGAGGCGCTGA
- a CDS encoding molybdopterin cofactor-binding domain-containing protein, producing MTVHAGRGFACINYPIGMNLGGDPSQALVHSTPDGKFMVTLSAIDLGQGMKSVCRQIAAEALGVPLEDVYVDTADSDTGPHDMGSFASRGTHRMGNAVIRAASEARAQMMEAAAEELEVSAADLDTDGRGNIQVKGAPSKTITVADTAIAAQFKQGRTLSGRGIFLIEPSGVDWETGEMSPVTTYAHAALVIDVNVDDETGEVEVVKINSAYELGRALNPKLVEQQLVGGAWMGVSHALYETTEPYYPARDHLPQDFNTYLMPGPGEIVDHDLAVLERPAADAPYGGKGPGEMCANPVLPAIANAVYNAVGVRVDKLPITPEKVLRGIQANGGAKPGPRHPGSRG from the coding sequence ATGACCGTACACGCTGGACGCGGCTTTGCCTGCATCAACTATCCGATTGGCATGAACCTTGGGGGCGATCCGTCTCAGGCGCTGGTGCATTCCACGCCGGACGGGAAATTCATGGTCACCCTCTCGGCCATTGATTTGGGACAGGGGATGAAATCCGTCTGCCGCCAGATCGCGGCCGAGGCCTTGGGCGTTCCGCTGGAAGATGTCTATGTGGACACCGCCGACAGCGACACTGGCCCGCATGATATGGGATCTTTCGCCTCACGCGGGACGCACCGGATGGGCAATGCAGTAATCCGTGCCGCCTCTGAGGCGCGCGCGCAGATGATGGAGGCCGCCGCCGAGGAACTGGAAGTCAGCGCGGCTGATCTGGACACCGACGGGCGCGGCAATATTCAGGTAAAAGGGGCCCCGTCAAAGACGATCACCGTGGCCGATACGGCCATCGCCGCCCAGTTCAAACAGGGGCGCACCCTGTCCGGGCGCGGTATCTTCCTGATCGAACCATCGGGCGTGGATTGGGAAACCGGCGAGATGAGCCCCGTGACCACCTATGCCCATGCGGCCCTAGTCATCGACGTGAACGTCGATGATGAAACAGGTGAGGTTGAGGTGGTCAAAATCAACTCTGCCTATGAGCTTGGCCGCGCCTTGAACCCGAAGCTGGTGGAACAGCAATTGGTCGGCGGCGCGTGGATGGGCGTGAGCCACGCGCTCTATGAAACGACAGAGCCTTATTACCCAGCACGCGATCACCTGCCGCAGGATTTTAACACCTATCTGATGCCGGGGCCGGGTGAGATTGTGGATCATGATCTGGCGGTGCTGGAACGCCCTGCGGCCGATGCGCCGTATGGCGGCAAGGGCCCCGGCGAGATGTGCGCGAACCCTGTTCTGCCAGCCATCGCCAATGCCGTTTACAACGCGGTTGGCGTGCGCGTCGACAAACTGCCCATCACGCCAGAGAAGGTGCTGCGCGGCATTCAGGCCAATGGCGGGGCCAAGCCCGGCCCGCGTCACCCGGGTAGCCGCGGCTGA
- a CDS encoding MoxR family ATPase, whose amino-acid sequence MSVNANIAGLHSPEELKAALTDAQYVASPALATSAYLSLALSKPLLLEGAPGVGKTEAAKALGGVLGRNVIRLQCYEGIDAAAALYEWNYPRQMLALRQFQDSEVNLYGTQFLLERALLTALRNPTDTLLLIDEIDRADQEFEAFLLEFLSDFTITIPETGTERASRPPVVILTSNRTRDLHEALRRRCVYHWIDYPDPALEAQIVLTRASTVADATAQAVVASVNLMRAEPLAKPPGVAETIEWAEAATLLNTQGAIWPEAFARAIGVAIKDQDDLAYLAPKLDQILPGQAA is encoded by the coding sequence ATGTCGGTTAACGCCAATATCGCCGGGCTGCACAGCCCGGAAGAGCTGAAAGCGGCTCTGACAGATGCGCAATATGTGGCGTCCCCTGCTTTGGCGACCTCGGCCTACCTTAGCCTTGCCCTGTCCAAGCCGCTGCTGCTGGAAGGCGCGCCCGGTGTGGGCAAGACCGAGGCAGCAAAGGCGCTGGGCGGTGTGCTGGGCCGCAATGTGATCCGGCTGCAATGTTATGAAGGGATCGATGCGGCAGCCGCGCTTTATGAATGGAATTACCCGCGTCAGATGCTGGCCTTGCGCCAATTTCAGGACAGTGAGGTAAACCTATACGGCACACAATTCTTGCTCGAACGCGCCTTGCTGACAGCTTTGCGCAACCCGACCGATACGTTGCTACTGATTGACGAGATTGACCGCGCCGATCAGGAGTTTGAGGCATTCCTGCTGGAATTCCTATCCGATTTCACGATCACCATTCCTGAAACGGGTACAGAACGGGCGAGCCGTCCGCCGGTTGTGATCCTCACCTCGAACCGGACCCGTGATCTGCACGAGGCGCTGCGCCGCCGCTGTGTTTACCACTGGATCGATTACCCCGATCCTGCGCTTGAGGCCCAGATCGTGCTGACCCGCGCCTCGACCGTGGCGGACGCAACGGCACAGGCGGTTGTGGCCTCGGTCAATCTGATGCGGGCCGAACCCTTGGCCAAGCCGCCGGGCGTGGCCGAAACCATCGAATGGGCCGAAGCGGCGACGCTGCTGAACACCCAAGGCGCGATATGGCCAGAGGCCTTCGCCCGCGCGATTGGTGTGGCGATCAAGGATCAGGATGATCTGGCTTATCTTGCGCCCAAGCTTGACCAGATATTGCCGGGGCAAGCGGCATGA
- a CDS encoding VWA domain-containing protein, giving the protein MRQVLDPFFALATALRQAGFAVSPDQTIGFIEAVGVLGARGINDVYLSALALFAIPPERREEFDAIFRAIFAGQLVAADADSDDDDIDAVEPTDETIEIEVEEAEEPTGDEATAAERLAQRAIQTDRDALRVFRDQAAARLPRRLSYRRQRSRKGDRIDLRRALKAAARTDGDLMVLPQSRRKTRQRRIVCLVDVSGSMKDRSDALLGFAHTLVQSAEKAEVFTLGTRLTRITTGLQLSDQDAALNRVAQSVSDIDGGTRIGEALQAYLAVPRYAGFARGALVVVLSDGLERDDPAAMIDASARLSRLAWRLHWLTPLAADPGFAPKTAGLMGILPWLDDLGDGSTAQAISDHVLGIARAA; this is encoded by the coding sequence ATGAGGCAGGTGCTGGACCCCTTCTTTGCGTTGGCAACAGCGCTGCGGCAGGCGGGCTTTGCCGTCTCCCCCGACCAGACGATAGGCTTTATCGAGGCGGTGGGCGTCTTGGGCGCGCGCGGGATCAATGATGTTTACCTCAGCGCCCTGGCCCTGTTTGCGATCCCGCCCGAACGGCGTGAAGAGTTTGACGCCATTTTCCGCGCGATTTTTGCCGGCCAATTGGTGGCTGCAGATGCGGACAGCGATGATGACGACATCGACGCGGTTGAGCCTACAGACGAAACCATCGAGATTGAGGTCGAAGAGGCCGAAGAACCCACCGGGGATGAGGCAACCGCCGCAGAACGGCTGGCACAGCGGGCCATTCAGACCGACCGGGATGCCTTGCGTGTCTTCCGCGATCAGGCGGCGGCCCGTTTGCCGCGCCGCCTGTCTTATCGCCGTCAGCGTAGCCGCAAGGGCGACCGGATCGACCTGCGCCGCGCGCTCAAGGCAGCGGCCCGTACCGACGGCGATTTGATGGTGCTACCGCAATCGCGCCGCAAGACGCGTCAGCGGCGGATCGTTTGCCTTGTCGATGTGTCCGGGTCGATGAAAGATCGGTCGGACGCCTTGCTGGGTTTCGCCCATACGCTGGTGCAATCGGCGGAAAAGGCGGAGGTTTTCACCCTTGGCACGCGGCTGACGCGGATCACGACAGGACTGCAACTTTCTGATCAGGATGCTGCACTGAACCGGGTCGCACAGTCCGTCAGCGATATTGATGGCGGCACAAGGATAGGTGAGGCGCTGCAGGCCTATCTGGCCGTTCCGCGTTATGCCGGTTTTGCGCGCGGCGCGCTGGTGGTTGTGCTGTCGGACGGGCTGGAACGGGATGATCCGGCGGCGATGATCGACGCCTCCGCCCGGCTGTCGCGACTGGCCTGGCGGTTGCACTGGCTTACGCCGCTAGCAGCTGATCCAGGCTTTGCCCCCAAGACCGCCGGGCTAATGGGCATCCTGCCGTGGCTGGACGATCTGGGTGACGGGTCAACGGCGCAGGCCATTTCAGATCACGTTCTAGGTATCGCGAGGGCCGCATGA
- a CDS encoding amidohydrolase family protein — protein sequence MIDAHHHIWRQADLPWLLGPEQPRIFGPYAPIKRDYPIEEYIKDVKKSGITGSVYVQVNWAPNWALDEARWVQAEGKRTGWPMGIVAYADMTSRHCAAQLKALSDIPEVRGIRHQFHWHENPLYRFAPHADLCEDSQVQANVGLLADYGFSFDLQVFARQMPGAVKLVKANPQVTFILQHAGMLEDKTKATRKLWLDGMTALAKCRNTVCKLSGLGTFLHKNDTKHITDQIGVALDLFGAERCMFGSNFPIEKLWTSFPKLIGAHLKAVPETDHQSVFSQTAARVYRLKT from the coding sequence ATGATCGACGCACATCATCATATCTGGAGACAAGCTGACTTACCTTGGCTTTTGGGGCCTGAACAGCCGCGTATCTTTGGGCCCTATGCCCCGATCAAGCGGGACTATCCCATTGAAGAATATATCAAAGACGTCAAGAAATCCGGCATCACCGGGTCCGTCTATGTGCAGGTCAATTGGGCGCCCAATTGGGCCCTGGACGAAGCGCGCTGGGTACAGGCCGAAGGCAAGCGCACCGGCTGGCCGATGGGCATCGTTGCCTATGCCGATATGACAAGCCGGCACTGCGCGGCGCAGCTTAAGGCGCTGTCGGACATCCCCGAGGTTCGGGGCATCAGGCATCAGTTCCACTGGCATGAAAACCCGCTCTATCGTTTTGCGCCCCATGCCGATCTTTGCGAAGACAGTCAGGTTCAGGCGAATGTCGGGCTGCTGGCCGACTATGGGTTCAGCTTTGATCTGCAGGTCTTTGCGCGCCAGATGCCGGGGGCGGTCAAGCTGGTGAAGGCGAACCCGCAAGTGACATTCATCCTGCAGCACGCGGGCATGCTTGAGGACAAAACCAAGGCCACGCGCAAGCTTTGGCTGGACGGAATGACGGCGCTGGCAAAGTGTCGGAATACTGTCTGCAAACTGTCGGGCCTCGGTACGTTTCTGCACAAGAATGATACCAAACACATCACCGATCAGATCGGTGTTGCTCTGGACCTGTTCGGGGCAGAGCGATGCATGTTCGGGTCCAACTTCCCCATCGAAAAGCTGTGGACCAGCTTTCCCAAACTCATCGGCGCGCATCTTAAGGCCGTGCCCGAGACCGATCACCAATCCGTTTTTTCGCAAACAGCAGCCCGGGTCTACCGGCTGAAGACTTAA
- a CDS encoding N-acyl homoserine lactonase family protein has translation MALQIHVLDFGDIELETSFLVLGHECGRTRRVPVYGFLITGGEYPIVVDTGYRDNAIMESLGMRGLQFHDNMIENQLAKHGLKVGDIRYVLHTHLHIDHAGKDDKFPMNTTVILNRREMEFSVSGIMYPQYPKPDIQHLVERIYEPDAMRFMDLELTGAEEVMPGVWCEAAGAHTEGSMNVIVETAEGLACICGDVVYDFNDQIVNHVRVNNYMEPQVTGNHSGSKRAEKAAFKKLMNNYTFVLPTHDKGAKIERGQVVGRTGMVVPGPLTETLPRREWFPM, from the coding sequence ATGGCACTACAGATTCATGTGCTGGATTTCGGGGATATCGAGCTTGAAACCTCGTTCCTCGTGCTGGGGCACGAATGCGGGCGCACGCGGCGCGTTCCGGTTTACGGGTTTCTGATCACCGGGGGCGAATATCCCATAGTTGTGGATACTGGCTATCGCGACAATGCGATCATGGAAAGCCTTGGCATGCGCGGCTTGCAGTTCCACGACAACATGATCGAAAACCAGCTGGCCAAGCATGGGCTGAAGGTGGGCGACATTCGCTATGTGCTGCACACCCATCTGCACATTGACCACGCAGGCAAGGACGACAAGTTCCCCATGAACACCACGGTCATCCTGAACCGGCGCGAGATGGAGTTCAGCGTCTCGGGCATCATGTATCCGCAGTACCCCAAGCCTGACATCCAGCACCTGGTCGAGCGTATCTATGAGCCGGACGCCATGCGTTTCATGGATTTGGAGCTGACAGGCGCCGAAGAAGTTATGCCTGGCGTTTGGTGCGAGGCGGCGGGTGCCCATACCGAAGGGTCGATGAACGTGATTGTGGAAACAGCCGAGGGGCTCGCCTGTATTTGCGGTGATGTCGTCTATGATTTCAACGATCAGATCGTGAACCATGTCCGTGTGAACAACTACATGGAACCGCAGGTCACCGGGAACCATTCCGGGTCCAAGCGGGCCGAGAAAGCGGCGTTCAAGAAACTGATGAACAACTACACCTTCGTGCTGCCCACCCATGACAAGGGCGCCAAAATCGAGCGCGGGCAGGTTGTTGGCCGCACCGGTATGGTCGTGCCCGGGCCACTGACAGAAACCCTGCCGCGCCGCGAATGGTTCCCGATGTAG
- a CDS encoding isochorismatase family protein yields the protein MGHIATDPKFLSLIEEHAPVHQIGTGYIFTEGPLWHPVEQSLIFSDIPGSTRRKYVPGQGVSEIQKPTNKGNGMTYDADLNLLVCEHTTSSVARFRRDGTREVLATHFEGRELNSPNDIIVRRDGAIFFTDPTYGRMDHFGTKRPTQMGFQGVYMLPPGHQPGQEPVLVSDRYMFTQPNGLCLSPCEKFMWVNDTDQANIRMFDVGEDGMLRNARIFASGIIEPLRKGVPDGMKSDKDGNVYVTAPGGVWVYDFHGMKLGEIILPEMAANLHWGDSDWSTLYICAETSVYAVSTKTQGHAEAFMHPKADVPTPKAPPPSAPAHILQLKDTIARLEPSKTAMIIQDLQNDVMIEGGAFAETGSPLHARTQNVVANNIRLANAARAKGVMVIHVWMVCEPGHPHLAQHAALMQGLKGENALVRGTWGVEPVKGLEPQGADLIVEKMSMSAWETSRLEAYLHHGGRDTIINCGSWTNMSVEHTARTGADKGFHMIVPEDACSTMNEDWHRASINFGMQNVATVTTTDAVITALA from the coding sequence ATGGGCCACATCGCAACTGATCCGAAGTTTCTGTCGCTGATAGAAGAGCACGCGCCAGTGCATCAGATTGGCACGGGATACATCTTTACCGAAGGGCCCTTGTGGCACCCGGTTGAGCAATCGCTGATCTTTTCGGATATCCCCGGCAGCACCCGCCGCAAATATGTGCCCGGTCAGGGGGTCAGCGAAATTCAAAAGCCCACCAACAAGGGCAACGGCATGACCTATGATGCCGATCTGAACTTGCTGGTTTGCGAGCATACGACCTCTTCGGTCGCCCGGTTCCGCCGCGATGGCACGCGCGAGGTGCTCGCCACCCATTTCGAAGGGCGCGAGCTGAACTCGCCTAATGACATCATCGTGCGCCGTGATGGCGCAATTTTCTTTACCGATCCGACCTATGGGCGGATGGACCACTTTGGCACTAAGCGCCCGACGCAGATGGGGTTCCAAGGGGTTTACATGCTGCCCCCGGGGCATCAGCCGGGGCAGGAACCGGTTCTGGTGTCTGATCGCTATATGTTCACCCAGCCCAATGGCCTTTGCCTGTCGCCTTGCGAAAAATTCATGTGGGTCAATGACACCGATCAGGCCAATATCCGCATGTTCGATGTGGGCGAAGACGGCATGCTGCGCAACGCCCGTATCTTCGCCAGCGGAATAATAGAGCCCCTGCGCAAGGGCGTGCCTGACGGGATGAAAAGCGACAAAGACGGCAACGTCTATGTGACCGCACCCGGCGGCGTTTGGGTCTACGATTTCCACGGGATGAAACTGGGCGAGATTATCCTGCCCGAGATGGCTGCAAACCTGCATTGGGGCGATAGCGACTGGAGCACGCTCTATATCTGCGCGGAAACATCCGTTTACGCTGTCAGCACCAAAACGCAGGGCCATGCCGAGGCGTTTATGCATCCCAAGGCAGATGTGCCGACGCCAAAGGCCCCGCCGCCCAGCGCCCCGGCGCATATATTGCAGCTCAAGGACACGATTGCGCGTCTTGAGCCCAGCAAAACGGCGATGATCATTCAGGATTTGCAGAACGACGTGATGATCGAAGGCGGTGCCTTTGCCGAAACTGGCAGCCCGCTGCACGCCCGCACGCAGAACGTTGTCGCCAACAATATCCGCCTTGCCAATGCCGCCCGCGCCAAAGGGGTCATGGTGATCCATGTCTGGATGGTTTGCGAGCCGGGGCATCCGCATCTGGCGCAACATGCGGCGCTGATGCAGGGGCTCAAGGGCGAGAATGCTTTGGTACGTGGAACCTGGGGCGTCGAACCAGTAAAAGGGCTTGAGCCGCAAGGCGCGGATCTGATTGTCGAAAAGATGTCGATGAGCGCTTGGGAAACATCCCGGCTAGAGGCCTATCTTCACCACGGCGGGCGCGACACGATCATCAATTGTGGCTCCTGGACGAATATGAGCGTAGAACACACGGCACGTACAGGCGCTGACAAAGGGTTTCATATGATTGTTCCTGAGGATGCATGCTCGACCATGAATGAAGATTGGCATCGGGCCTCGATCAACTTTGGCATGCAGAATGTGGCGACAGTCACCACGACAGATGCTGTCATTACGGCATTGGCGTGA
- a CDS encoding SDR family NAD(P)-dependent oxidoreductase, which translates to MDQVAVVTGGARGIGLACAQELAASGSKIALWDMDPSALAEAKELLPQAETVTVNMADYAQIEAAVATTETALGPVTQVVNSAGIAGPNTVIEEYPLSDWADIVQINLTGSFYLLRAVLPGMKERGYGRIVLIASVAGKEGNPNASAYSASKAGVIGLTKSAGKETAHLDIAVNCVTPAAAKTRIFDQMSQEHIDYMLSKIPRGRFLQLNEAAAMIGWLCSKENSFTTGATFDLSGGRATY; encoded by the coding sequence ATGGATCAGGTCGCAGTCGTCACCGGCGGTGCCCGGGGCATCGGGCTGGCCTGCGCGCAGGAATTAGCGGCGTCAGGTAGCAAGATCGCCCTTTGGGACATGGACCCCAGCGCTTTGGCCGAAGCCAAAGAACTGCTGCCGCAGGCCGAGACTGTCACCGTCAATATGGCTGATTACGCCCAGATCGAGGCGGCAGTGGCAACGACCGAAACGGCGCTTGGGCCGGTGACACAGGTTGTGAACTCTGCCGGGATTGCCGGGCCCAATACAGTGATTGAGGAGTATCCGCTGTCGGACTGGGCGGATATCGTGCAGATCAATCTGACCGGGTCGTTCTATCTGTTGCGGGCGGTTCTGCCGGGCATGAAAGAGCGCGGCTATGGGCGGATCGTTCTGATCGCGTCGGTTGCTGGCAAGGAAGGCAACCCAAATGCCAGCGCCTATTCGGCCAGCAAGGCGGGGGTGATTGGCCTGACCAAATCTGCGGGCAAGGAAACCGCTCATCTGGATATCGCGGTGAACTGCGTGACGCCTGCGGCGGCCAAAACCCGCATTTTCGATCAAATGAGCCAGGAGCATATCGATTATATGCTGTCCAAAATCCCCCGTGGTCGCTTTTTGCAACTGAACGAGGCGGCCGCGATGATTGGCTGGCTCTGTTCCAAAGAAAACAGCTTTACGACAGGGGCGACATTCGATCTCTCCGGTGGTCGGGCAACCTATTGA